From a region of the Tiliqua scincoides isolate rTilSci1 chromosome 4, rTilSci1.hap2, whole genome shotgun sequence genome:
- the LOC136649051 gene encoding CMP-N-acetylneuraminate-beta-galactosamide-alpha-2,3-sialyltransferase 2-like — translation MPWKKILWGIIALCLVLSLWNICKSTYIGQSPSLHSLSKRPVNVGKLCSCNKCPEGSHLDWFCRNLDTSVNCLLTPENPEVPQGALQWWLRLQSSQDGSKLREVIGRLFDIFPSPVAGMQDIEQCGTCAVVGNSGRLKGSKYGEKIDSHHFVLRMNTAKTEGFEEDVGRRTTHHFMYPESAINLHPGIHLVLVPFKIMDLKWLASAFTSGDIRHTYTRVKQFLKADKSKILILNPAFLKYIQDNWTKHHGKYPSTGFIALMFAIHTCTQVSAFGFGADSKGNWHHYWEENRGAGAFRKTGVHDAIVEQGLIERLANESKVTLYK, via the exons ATGCCGTGGAAGAAAATACTGTGGGGTATTATAGCCCTGTGCCTCGTACTTTCCCTGTGGAACATTTGCAAGTCTACCTATATAGGACAGTCGCCTTCCCTGCACAGTCTTTCCAAAAGGCCAGTGAATGTAGGGAAACTGTGCAGTTGTAACAAGTGCCCTGAAGGGAGCCATTTGGACTGGTTTTGTAGAAACTTGGATACTTCAGTAAACTGCCTGCTGACTCCTGAAAACCCAGAGGTCCCTCAAGGTGCTCTACAGTGGTGGCTG AGGTTGCAAAGCTCACAGGACGGGAGTAAACTCCGTGAAGTCATCGGACGTCTGTTTgatatctttccatcacctgttgCTGGAATGCAGGACATTGAACAGTGTGGAACTTGTGCTGTAGTAGGAAATTCAGGGAGACTGAAGGGCTCCAAGTATGGAGAAAAGATCGACTCACACCATTTTGTGTTGAG GATGAACACAGCAAAGACTGAAGGCTTTGAAGAAGATGTTGGTAGAAGAACCACTCATCATTTCATGTACCCTGAGAGTGCTATAAACCTCCATCCTGGCATCCATCTTGTGCTGGTCCCCTTCAAAATTATGGATCTTAAATGGCTGGCTAGTGCCTTTACTTCTGGAGATATCCGGCA cacataTACAAGAGTTAAGCAATTCCTTAAAGCTGACAAAAGCAAG ATCTTGATACTGAACCCTGCTTTCTTGAAATATATTCAGGATAACTGGACTAAGCACCATGGAAAGTATCCATCCACTGGTTTTATTGCACTGATGTTTGCTATTCATACTTGTACGCAG GTCTCTGCGTTTGGTTTTGGTGCAGACAGCAAAGGGAACTGGCATCACTACTGGGAAGAGAACCGTGGTGCTGGAGCATTCCGTAAGACTGGGGTGCATGATGCCATTGTTGAACAAGGACTCATTGAAAGACTGGCAAATGAAAGCAAAGTGACACTTTATAAATAG